In the genome of Bicyclus anynana chromosome 23, ilBicAnyn1.1, whole genome shotgun sequence, one region contains:
- the LOC112054819 gene encoding ras association domain-containing protein 10 isoform X2 produces the protein MEASSSDYSDEEVGVIARGQKLWVRGVKAHTTCADIVRALQDAPEGSSPGDGEWVLAERWRGVERPLPPDVPVLHVLAAWGDARHEVRLSLRRLSSGGEDDSGRDSDGGSRARSRRRRKGVRAVTPPPRSKSEDPAARLVSVIQHQSRTIHQQLDKLRDQEKLIDQLEDQTHKSRMEKHGTNYLLESYLRDLGRCSELNDSQAGNSDSGVGVGSGTPPRRHTKHKSRRERHLMREHYFTKELTDICQVNSERLMQTSNDTDSDASADELSRMREEIELLEKLAIINKRLHREEELVVRLTAKVKRYTDENKANSCENVSQVSMLIDKIEEELGNSEKEMQQNATELETADRELEFRMKLLDELTLELEKEELQNTILERQLNEASSRQPIILQESYIPVLDQTNNQPVFTYSGNGYVLDTLV, from the exons ATGGAAGCCTCATCGTCAGACTACAGCGACGAGGAGGTCGGAGTCATAGCGAGGGGTCAGAAGCTGTGGGTGAGAGGGGTCAAGGCGCATACCACCTGCGCTGACATCGTCAGAGCTTTACAGGACGCTCCTGAAG GTAGCAGTCCCGGCGACGGTGAGTGGGTGTTAGCGGAGCGGTGGCGAGGTGTGGAGAGACCTTTACCGCCCGACGTACCAGTCTTGCACGTCTTGGCTGCTTGGGGGGACGCCCGGCATGAG GTCCGGTTATCACTTCGTCGGTTATCCAGCGGCGGGGAAGACGACTCTGGTCGAGACAGCGATGGAGGCAGTCGAGCAAGGTCCAGACGAAGGAGAAAAGGAGTCCGAGCAGTCACACCACCCCCTAGATCCAAAAGCGAAGACCCGGCAGCAAGACTGGTCTCCGTCATACAGCATCAAAGCAGGACTATACATCAGCAGCTTGATAAACTTAG GGACCAGGAGAAACTGATCGACCAACTAGAAGACCAGACACACAAAAGCAGAATGGAAAAACACGGAACCAATTATCTCCTCGAATCCTATCTCAGGGACTTGGGCAGATGCAGCGAACTCAACGACAGCCAAGCTGGTAACAGCGACAGCGGAGTAGGCGTAGGCAGCGGCACCCCACCCAGACGGCACACCAAACACAAATCCAGAAGAGAAAGACATCTGATGAGGGAACATTACTTCACGAAAGAACTCACTGACATCTGCCAAGTTAACTCCGAAAGACTAATGCAAACATCCAACGACACAGATTCCGACGCATCAGCCGATGAACTTTCACGAATGCGAGAAGAAATTGAACTACTAGAAAAACTagcaattataaacaaaagatTACACAGAGAGGAGGAACTTGTTGTGCGATTAACTGCCAAAGTTAAGAGATACACGGACGAAAATAAGGCGAACAGCTGTGAAAACGTATCCCAAGTTTCGATGCTCATCGACAAAATTGAAGAAGAATTAGGTAACTCGGAAAAGGAAATGCAACAAAACGCAACAGAATTAGAAACAGCAGATAGGGAACTAGAGTTTAGGATGAAATTATTAGATGAGCTAACGTTAGAATTAGAAAAAGAGGAGTTGCAAAACACTATCCTAGAAAGGCAATTGAACGAAGCGTCGAGTCGACAACCAATAATATTGCAAGAAAGTTACATACCTGTTCTAGACCAAACGAATAATCAACCAGTTTTTACATACAGCGGTAACGGATATGTATTGGACACTCTTGTATGA
- the LOC112054819 gene encoding ras association domain-containing protein 10 isoform X1, protein MEASSSDYSDEEVGVIARGQKLWVRGVKAHTTCADIVRALQDAPEAGSSPGDGEWVLAERWRGVERPLPPDVPVLHVLAAWGDARHEVRLSLRRLSSGGEDDSGRDSDGGSRARSRRRRKGVRAVTPPPRSKSEDPAARLVSVIQHQSRTIHQQLDKLRDQEKLIDQLEDQTHKSRMEKHGTNYLLESYLRDLGRCSELNDSQAGNSDSGVGVGSGTPPRRHTKHKSRRERHLMREHYFTKELTDICQVNSERLMQTSNDTDSDASADELSRMREEIELLEKLAIINKRLHREEELVVRLTAKVKRYTDENKANSCENVSQVSMLIDKIEEELGNSEKEMQQNATELETADRELEFRMKLLDELTLELEKEELQNTILERQLNEASSRQPIILQESYIPVLDQTNNQPVFTYSGNGYVLDTLV, encoded by the exons ATGGAAGCCTCATCGTCAGACTACAGCGACGAGGAGGTCGGAGTCATAGCGAGGGGTCAGAAGCTGTGGGTGAGAGGGGTCAAGGCGCATACCACCTGCGCTGACATCGTCAGAGCTTTACAGGACGCTCCTGAAG CAGGTAGCAGTCCCGGCGACGGTGAGTGGGTGTTAGCGGAGCGGTGGCGAGGTGTGGAGAGACCTTTACCGCCCGACGTACCAGTCTTGCACGTCTTGGCTGCTTGGGGGGACGCCCGGCATGAG GTCCGGTTATCACTTCGTCGGTTATCCAGCGGCGGGGAAGACGACTCTGGTCGAGACAGCGATGGAGGCAGTCGAGCAAGGTCCAGACGAAGGAGAAAAGGAGTCCGAGCAGTCACACCACCCCCTAGATCCAAAAGCGAAGACCCGGCAGCAAGACTGGTCTCCGTCATACAGCATCAAAGCAGGACTATACATCAGCAGCTTGATAAACTTAG GGACCAGGAGAAACTGATCGACCAACTAGAAGACCAGACACACAAAAGCAGAATGGAAAAACACGGAACCAATTATCTCCTCGAATCCTATCTCAGGGACTTGGGCAGATGCAGCGAACTCAACGACAGCCAAGCTGGTAACAGCGACAGCGGAGTAGGCGTAGGCAGCGGCACCCCACCCAGACGGCACACCAAACACAAATCCAGAAGAGAAAGACATCTGATGAGGGAACATTACTTCACGAAAGAACTCACTGACATCTGCCAAGTTAACTCCGAAAGACTAATGCAAACATCCAACGACACAGATTCCGACGCATCAGCCGATGAACTTTCACGAATGCGAGAAGAAATTGAACTACTAGAAAAACTagcaattataaacaaaagatTACACAGAGAGGAGGAACTTGTTGTGCGATTAACTGCCAAAGTTAAGAGATACACGGACGAAAATAAGGCGAACAGCTGTGAAAACGTATCCCAAGTTTCGATGCTCATCGACAAAATTGAAGAAGAATTAGGTAACTCGGAAAAGGAAATGCAACAAAACGCAACAGAATTAGAAACAGCAGATAGGGAACTAGAGTTTAGGATGAAATTATTAGATGAGCTAACGTTAGAATTAGAAAAAGAGGAGTTGCAAAACACTATCCTAGAAAGGCAATTGAACGAAGCGTCGAGTCGACAACCAATAATATTGCAAGAAAGTTACATACCTGTTCTAGACCAAACGAATAATCAACCAGTTTTTACATACAGCGGTAACGGATATGTATTGGACACTCTTGTATGA